The window TCACAGCTGAGAGCAGGGACACCACACGTAGGGTCTGAAGGATCCTGGTCCCAAGGGCTGCCCAGCTCTGCCATCGGActcttctgcttccttccacCGCAGGACGGGGGCCTCCCAGGAGAGCCATGGCCTTCCCACGACTCCTCTGGATGTGGCTGCTGGTTGCAGGGACCCAAGGTGAGCTGAGCCCCAGGAATGCCCAAAGCGGCCATCTGAGGGGCCGCTGCTCCGCCTTCTGTGGGGCTGACCCCTCCTTGCGGAACATCTAGGCAATGTTCTGCCTGGGTCACCGGGGTCAGCCCGGGTCTTCTCTCCTGCCTGGAGCCCTGGTGATCCCCAGTGATGGTGGCTCATAGGTTCTGGGGGAACACCAAGGGATTCTCCGTTTCATCCAGTGGGACCCGGAGGGACTGAGCACCGGGAGCCCATCACACAGGCCAaatgctgggggttggggggggcgggtcaCAAATCGGTGCCCTGTGGACCCAGTCAGACTTCAGAGTTCTGGATGCCTGTCTTCAGAAGTGTTCTCAGGAGGCCCTTCCTTGTCCTGGTGACCCCATGGAGGCCTGCTGCACCCCCGACTGAGAACTACCCTTTGACATGGCACCCAGCTCCTGCCTGACCCTGTCCCAGAAcagccccactttctctctgcacctggcGTTTCCTGCCAATGTTTCTGGGGGGTCGCTGGGCCTGCCACtcctggcaccccccccccaccctcctagGGGTCCATGCTGTAGTGCATAGGCAGCATCCCCGAGCCCCAGACGCCCTCAGGTGGGGTCACATaggcccctcctcctccattcTGCCCCCTGGGGTCCCGCCTCCCCCGTTCTCAGGCTTTAGGGTCCcagctgcccctcctgccccttctctacCAACAGAGGAAGGACTCAGACCTCAAAGATAAGAGGCGTTTTACCTCCTGGCAGGGGGCCAtgtcctctacccctcccctacagGTGAACCCCTCGAGGATGGAGGGAGGGCTTTAAAGTTCGTTGCACAGCAGGCACCCCGCCCTGGGGGGAACTGAGAAGTGGTCCTCGGGGGGCAGGGCCCCCGGATAGGGAGGGAGGTGGGCCTTTCTCCCTGCTGAGCTTTCTGTTCCCTTGGGGACCCTGTAGGTGTGAAAGATGGGGACGTGCGGCTGGCCGACGGGGACATGCGCCTGGCCGACGGGGACAGCGCCAATGAGGGCCGCGTGGAGATCTTCTACAGAGGCCAGTGGGGGACGGTGTGTGACAACCTATGGGACCTGACGGACGCCAGCGTCGTCTGCCGGGCCCTGGGCTTTGAGAACGCCACCAAGGCTCTGGGCAGAGCCGCCTTCGGGCCAGGTAGGCCTGCTGGTCCCCAGGTCCCACAGCTGGGACCGGCTGCCAGAGAAGGGCCGGGCCTCCTCACTCGGCTTTGGCCAACACTTAAAGCAGGGCTAACACCCGAGCTGGCCAGGGGCACTCACGCTGGCCTTGCCGGCAGCCAGTCCCTCAGGCCCTGGGAACCATACCTTCCTGaaccatcccccccacccccggggggtGCACAGGACCGTTTCCACTGACGCAGGGCCGGTGATTCTGAAGAAAGGGAAATACTCCAACTATTCAGAGGCGGGGGTCGGGTACAGATGATGGCTAGTTTGTGGCCACCGGAATAAACCCGAACCCGCACTCGGATCGCCGCCAGGTCACACCTGGGGACAGACCCCGCAGGGCAGCGTGAGGGACCAGGGGCCGCCGGCATGGAGCGGGAGGGCTGCACGGGGCTCCCGTCGCCGCAGTAAACGCAACTGGCCTCTGCAGTGGGCAGTTCTGGGGGAGCAGCAGCCCTGTcgacgcccccctcccccccccccccccgcggagGGCGccagcacccccagccccgcccttGTGTGCCTGCAGGCGTGGGCCCTATCATGCTGGACGAGGTGGAGTGCACGGGGACAGAGTCGTCGCTGGCCGAGTGCAAGTCCCTGGGCTGGCTGAGGAGCCACAGGACGCCGGCGTGATCTGCATCAACGGTGAGCCCCGCGCGCCGCacgcccgcccccgccctcccccgcaGCGCCCGCACCCTCCCTGCGCACCGcacgccctgccccgccccacgcGCCTGTCCcggagggagggggcgggagagCCTCCAGAGCAGCACCACGCCCCAAGCCATCCCCGATTCCCCACGGCCCTTCGGCCCTTCGCAGGGCCGCTCACAAATGCTCCCTTTAACCGGGTCCTTGGGCAAGAGCCGCCTGCCCCCTGCACGGGACACCTGCGTGCTGCACGCTTGCGTCTCGAAGCCTTTTACTTTCCTTCGTCCTCCGTCGGCGACACGGAAGGAGCGCCCGCGTGCCTGGACGGCAAGCCCTAAACCCTGCCCCCGCCGTGGCTCCCGCCCCTctggcctcccctctccctcccccggcACCGGCACGCGGGCTGACCTCTCTGGGCCGCTCCGCGTTCTTCAGTCCCCGATTCctatctttcttctccttcctgggcTTCGCACGGGGCCTGGGGACCTGggcagccaccacccccccccccccccccgcccaggcttGGGGACAGAGCATTTACACAGCGATAGAGCCACTGCGTGGAGGGCTCCCTGGGAGCGGGGCGCGGGGGGGCCGGGCAGGGAGGCGGTGGTGACCGTGGGGGCGGAGGAATGCGGGGCTGGACCCGCCTGGCTGACTTGTGACCcatttgtgaaaaagaaagaacaggtggGATTTTTGTTTCCAGTTAGGCTTTGGGGGTGTCGGGACAGGGATACATCACCCCCGGCACCacctcggggaggggggggcttaAGTGGCTTCTCTAGGCCCCTGTTCCCTGAAGGAGGCTGCTAGGGACCCCATGGCTCTGAACTGAGTTTCTGTAAGACTCTCCCTCCTCAGACGGTCCAGCCAGGGAAAGGGTCTGGGTTTTAGAAGGCACCACCTGGGTGACTGCTTGAGCAGCTGGgattttaaaggggggggggggcgggggcgctggACGTCGGGGGAGGTGCTGCCCGAATGTGGGGGAGCAGAGGAGCTAACTGGGGTGTCCcacgggggtggggaggctctGCACCACAGAGGGGACGGCACCCCCTGTCTCCCCCAGAGCCTTCCTGAGTAGATAAGGCGAGGAGGAGACCGAGTCCAGGGGGCAGAAGTGTTCTTGGGTGACGGCCCCTGGCCCTTCTTGCTAACAGTgtgctcccctctgccccttttaGAAACCCGCGGTGCCCACACCCTTGACCTGTCGGATGAGCTCCCTGCGGCTCTCGAGTGGATCTTTGACAGCCAGAGGGGCTGTGACCTGTCCATCAGGGTGAGGGTGAAGGACGACGAGGAGGAGGGCCTAGACGTGTGCGGCCACAGGCTGATCCTGTCAACCAACCCCGAGGCTGAGGCCCTGTGGAAGGAGCCTGGCCCCACCGTCACCATGGAGGTGGACGCAGAGTGCCTGCCTGTCGTCAGAGACTTTATCAGGTGACCATCCTCGGGACGGGGGTACCAGGGCCTGGGCAGGGTCCCCAGGGCGCTCCCACCTCCCTCCGGCGGCAAACCTCAGGGGCTACGGCACCGACCTCACGGGTGCTTCCGCGAGCACGTGCGTGGGCACGAcacaacacacactcacacccgcGTGTGCCCCCACATATCCGCATGGTCTTAAACAGGCACACCCACACCCTCACGTGGACACACGTGTGCTTGCACATGCTCGGGCTCACAGTCGTGTGCGTCCCACCCTctcgcgtgcacacgcacactctTCTGCACACACACAGTTGCACACTctacactgacacacacacacacacacacacacacacacacaaataccgaCTTTCACAAAACACTGCATAAAAAATCTCCCAGCAGTCGCCGCCGTTAGAAGAGGCATCAAACCCTCTGTGGGTCACAAGTCCACCGGGTCCAAGACCCGGACCGGTTTGGTGAGAGGTCGCTGGAGGGgcctggggcagagctgggaaggggtCCCGCCCACCAGAGGCCGCCACCGGTCTGGGCCACGGCCTCCGCGGAGGCCCAGTCGTGCGTGTGTTCGAGGAGGAGTCAGGTGGTCCAGAAGCACGCACACCTGTCTCTGAGGTCACGTGAGGTCACGGCCCAAGATTTGCAAGAAACTTAAACGTAGTTACGAACTCACCCTCCTCCCCGTCTGGCTCTGACCTTGCTTGTGTGGAAGGTGGAGCGCTTGTGACTCCAGACCCGTCAGAGTCTCCCCCGCCTGTGAGCCGGCGCCCcagctggggacacagagacacCAGGGGCCCGCCTCTCCGGGTCCTGGCCCGACCCTCCCGCCAGGCCGCCCTGCCGGGGCCCCCAGGGGCTTGTGCTCCGAAAGCACGTATTTAAAAAGAgctgctccttctccttctccggACCGAAAGCTCTATGTAGCTGGGAGCGACActgaagagaaaacaacaaatgttggcaattaAGACAGATTGAAACGGTTTCTTTCCGGCTGCCCTGTGCTGCACCGCCCCCCGCAATGGGACCATCTCTATGAGAACCAggcaggcgcccccccccccccccccagtgggaCCATCTCTATGATCCGTTCGAGAACCAGGCAGGCACCCTTCCCCAGCTTCCCAGGCCCAGCTGGAATCACACCCTTGGTCAGAGCTCAGGATTCTGGAGCAGTGGTGATGCcccctgtctctttccttctctctctgtctcttcccttctctgtcttttcctttttctctccgtctctgtctctgtgccctcaCCAAAGGCAGAAAGGCTACAGCGGGCTGGATGCCCCTGGCCTCTGGACCCCGTCCGGCCCCGGGAAGGCCTCAGGAGACCTGATCCCCATCGAGGGCAGAGATTCCCCCCATTCCTCTGCCCGGGGCCCCCTGATGCCCGGGGCCTCCTCACCAGTTCCCATGGTTTCTGAGGGTCGCCGACGCTCCCCGTCCTTGTTCGAGTCTGCCTCTCAGGGGCAGGCCGAGGGACGACTGGGACCCCCCTCCTCACACCGGGGCCCACCTGAGGCTGAGGTGGGTAGTGACCGGCGGCCTGGGAACCTCCCGCTCCGGCCTGAAATGAGAATTGGGAGGGGTGGTAGCCACAGTCCCTCCCCCCTTTTGTCAACGCACCTGCGGGGCCTGCCACCAAAGAGGCCGTGCTCGGGAGGTGTGCGCCCCAGTGCCCTGCCACTGCTCCAGGGCGAGGCTTCAGTGATTCGGGCAGTTACCCAGCTGGTGGGTGGCCGGCCAGCGGGAAGATGCCCTCTTCCCCCTGCGAGTTCCTGTCGCCAGCAGGAATCACACGCTAAGCTTCGAGAGTAGCGAGTGCAGGAAGGGACGAGGAGGGGAGGACCCGCGTCTGCCACCGTCACTGGGCACAGGGTCCCCGTCTCCTCCCAAGGGACGCCACCCGCCCCATCCCGGGAGAGGGCGGCAGGCCTAGCCCGGCATTGCCCTCTAGGCAGACCCCTTCCACACCTGTTCTCACCCAGCACAGAGGGTCCTGGTGGCGCCCCGAGTCACAGAGCCAATCATAGATTGGGTGCCACCGGCATGGGCTCCCCATCAGCAGGGGAAGCAGACAGGGAACAACCAGGGGTGATGCCCGTGTCACGGGGGCAGGAGAaggtgctggggacagaggggCACTGACAGGCACCCAGCAAGGGACCGAAGGGGCCCTGGCCAGGGCTGTGACGGCAGGAAGGAAGGGGTAGTGTAGTGCTGATGCCCGAGGTGGCCAGCAGGTCCTGGCGCCCAGGACACCAGAGGGTGATGACCGTGACGGcggaggcagagcacagaggttGCTGGTGCCGCCTCCGTCACAGGTGAGGAGGTCACCTGTCAGATCTGAGCAGATGTGAGATTGGACTGTGGATTGGCCCGAAAGATAAGTCCGTGGGGCACCGAACGCCTCTCGAAATGGGGCACCGCCGGGGGTGTCTGTGGGTTGCCGGCAAACACGGGATAGATAGTGATGTCAGAGAGGCAGGCCCGGCACACGCCCGGCCCCCTGTCGTCCCGCAGGGGCAGGGGTGCCCGGCTGGTCAGCGCTCGCTCCCCTCCCCAGGTACTTCTACTCCCGAAGGTTGGGCGTCTCCCTGACGTCGGTGAAGTGCTTCCACAAGCTTGCCTCCACCTACGGGGCCTGGCGGCTGCAGAGTTTCTGCGCGAGCCTCTTTGCCATCCTCCTCCCCGAGGACGCCTCCTTCCAGACGCCCCTGGACCTCTATGCCTATGCACTGGCCACCCAGAACCCCGTGCTGGAGGAGCTCTGCGTGCGGTTCCTGGCCTGGAACTTCGAGGCCCTGACGCAGGCCGAGGCCTGGCCGAGCATCCCCACGGCCCTGCTGCGAGTCCTGCTCTCCAGGAGCGACCTGGCCGTGTGCAGCGAGCTGGCCCTGCTGATGGCCGTGGACGCGTGGAGCTGGGAGAAGCAGCCCTCCCACGGGGAGGTGGAAGGCCTTCTGGACGAGATCTGGTTCCCCATGATGCTGCCCAAGACCCTGTTCGAGCTGCAGTTTAACCTGTCCCTGTACCGCGGCCACGAGGCACTCTTCCAGAAGAAGACTCTGCAGGCGCTGGAGTTCCACACCGTGCCCTTCCGGCTGCTGGCCCAGTACAGAGGCCTGAACCTCAGCGACGACGCCTACCAGCCCCGGCTGTATACCTCGCCCACCTGGAGTGCCAACATCTCGGGCGATTCCCAGGCCTCGTCCAACTACCTGGATGCTCCAAACCGGTCCTTCCAGACCCCACAGCACCCCAGCTTCCTGTTCCAGAACCAGCTCGTCTCCTGGTTGCTCCTGTACCTTCCCACCGTCCAGAGCTGCTGGGACTACCGGTTCTCGTGCACCGAGGACGAGGTCCCCCTCCTGGGCCTCTCCAAGTCTACCGACTCAGACCCCACCATCGGCTACCAAAGCCAGGCTCTGATGCTCTGCGAGGGGCGCTTCGTGGCCGACGTCACCGACTTCCTGGGACAGAAGGCCCCGATCCCCGACGCCCTGGGCACCAACAGCTCCCGGAgcgcctccctcttcccctgcccggAAGGGTCCTTCACCAGCTTCCAAGCGGTCATCCGCCCCTTCTACCTGACCAACTCCTCTGATGCGAACTAGGCGCAAGCGAGCGCCAGGAGGCCAGGCGCCTCCCAGTCCGCCCCAGGCTTGCCGTTGCTGGCCGCCTCCTGTCTGCAGCCACCGGCCGCACCGGCCACCAGAGGGCCCTCGCGCTTTCACTGATGTCTCTGAGCTTAGAGAAAGTACTGGAAGGTTTCAACTAACGTTCACCACCCTGCACAGAAGTCCCAGTTCCACCCCCACCGCCCGGCTGGTTTCCAGGTCGAGAAGCAGCAGGACCCGGGAGGGGCAGCGGCTGGACTTTCCACCCGGCCTTTCCCTTTCCCGGTCGGGTCCTGTGCCGTCCCTCGTCCGAGATCATTAAAATTGCACTGATTGCCCAGTTCCCGCATTGGTGCCCAGAGTCGCGCGTCCATTCTGCGCTCGGACGTTGGGTGTGCTGGGTCCTGGGGCTCAGAATGAGCAGACACAGCCCCTGTCCTCGCGAAGCTGCGACCCCGGCGGTGGGACGGGCGGGGCAGGTAGACACCCTCGGCGTCATCGCAGTGGGGATGCAGGTGATGGAAACCAGAGGGTGCGCAGGGCGGCGGGCCGTGGAGAAACGAGAGCCCGGGGCATATGGAaaatggggcggggggcggtgagCCCCGGGGAGAAGGAGCGGCCCCTGGCGACCCCGTGCCTCCGCGAACCCTCGCGCATGCGCACGAGGATGCGGACGCGGATTCTCCTCGCAGCCAGGCTCCTGGGAATTGGAAACCACCATCATGCGCATCAGCGAGGGGCCAGAGCCCCGACAACGGACACCCACGACGGGGTGGGCGGGACAGAAAGACATGCTGGAGCGACCCTGGGCCACCCACGCAATCTAAGTGAGGGCAGGGGACCGAGCCTGGGGTCCCGTGGGGACTTATCCTTGGTTCGGGGTGctcaaccctcccccccccaccccaccccaccccccgccgagAGCAGGGCAGGAACTCTGAACTGTCCCTGCTGCTGTGTGATGTGAGCTCCAGGCCCAGGGTCCCCGGAAGCACGCGGTTGGCCGAGCCCAGGCCGCATGCTCGCAGCTCTTGGCCAGGGTCTGAACGGCAGCATCTGGGCTGCTCTGGCCTCGGGAAGGGGAGGCGCGCACGGGAGGGAGGGTCAGACGCGGGACAGGCCAGAAGGCAGCAGGCCCGACGCACactgcgcccccgcccccgcagggACAGAGAGCCTCCCGCCTGGCCCAGGTACAGCTTCGCCTTCCCGAGGGGTCCCCAGCTCCAGGCCCGCGGTCTTGGCCACGTCGGTGGCTGTGCCTGGACGTTTTACAAACGTTAGCGTTTCGTTTCTACCGCGCGCTGACTAGCACCAGCTCCTGCGTCGGGCTCAAACGCAGGTAGAGGTCGAGGGGAAGGAAAGGTCGGCGGGAGCAAGCACTGGGTCCCGGAGGTGGCCCCCGGGGACCACCAGCTTCCACAGCGGTGTTCTTCTCTGGCTCTGGGAGAACGACCTGCCGGCCTCGAGCTCCGCGTGCACCGAGAACCGGAGGGCGGTTATCGGCTTGTGCGGCAGCCCGTGATCGGATTCGTAAGGAATCTGGAAGCAGGGTGGTTCCGGCAGAACTGGCTGGCATGCCTCCAGGCCCAGGTTCTTCCGTCTTCCGCCCCTGCCGTCCCCGAGCCCTTCCACACTCGTGAGTCACGGGGCTGCCCGCATTAGATCCCTGGGCCTCGGCACCTGCGTGCACCGGGGCCAGGCACCACGCCATTCGGTTAGCCCAGGGTTGGTAGGACAAAGGCCAGTATGACGGGTGGGGAGGGCCAGTCCAAATCTAGAATAAATGTCGGATTCCTTGGCTGGAAGACATCCGCCAGGCGCGAGTGCCCTCGGGGAGACGGCGTTCCGCCTCGGCATCACAAGACGCCAGGGGAGGGCTCGGGAGCAAACGTCAGATCGCATCGGCCTGGGTGACTAGGCCAAGGTCAGCCCACGCACAGCCACCCTCCCTGCCACCAAGGCCACCTGGAGAGCCAGAAGAGCAGGCCACTGTggccggggaggggcagtgacTCCCCCCGAGCAGCCTGCCTGACCCCCATGGCATGAGGGCCTGTTTGGTCAGAGACTCTCTTTGGTCAGGCTCTCTGATCAAACCCTGCCTCCTCTGCAGACAAGGTGGCCCAGACCCTCTTCCCTAATGGGGAGTGAGGTGTTGCTCAACCTTCTGCCCTAAGGGAGGGCGACAGTGCCACAGCAGGCCTCTCCCGCCTGGTGTTAGCCAACCGTGCATCCCGAAACCAGGCTCGCGTCTTCCCCAAGAGGCTGCAGGTGGCCGAGGGAGGGGCGACCGATGCACAGAATACGGCAGCCCACACAGATACGAGCCACCCACTACTCCAGGGATTGGTCGAGCCACTCCTTGGGGACCCACTCCACCTGCTGCTGGGGGCTCAGATCCTGTCGAGCTCAGGGAGGGCTGCTCAGGACCCGTGCTCAGGTGCTGGGGCCCAAAGCTGGTTGTGGCTTAGAAGGAGAGAGGTTCCCTGCTGAGGACAGCATCGACTTGACTGCAAAGGCCCAGATACCTCCCGGATGGTCCTCCCACCAGGCCTCGTgggcaccgccccccccctcccccgccagtgTGCCTTGGTGAATCCCAAGCACCGCTGGGGAGGCAGCTCATAAAGGAATCCGTTCTGGTCCCGAGCCCCTCACGGACAGCTGGCCACATCCTTCTCCTTGCAGTCGGAAAGCCCCCACCAACTGGCACCTCCTTCCTCAGTGCATTTCCCCGGGGCGTTCAGGCAAGAGGGCTGTCCGGGTCTGTCTAGATGAGGGGCCACGGATTCACTGCACGTCGTGCACATTTCAGGGTCCTGGATCCTGGGTTCCTTTCTCTGCATCGTAGCGAGGGCTTCATGGGTCACCAGGAAGCCCAGTTGTCCCATCAGGCAGGTGAGACAGCACTATTCTCAGCGGCTCAAGCAACGAAGGCAGGTCTCTGATGGTTGTGCCTGTACTGGATATTTTTAGCTTCCGCTTCGTATATTGAAAACGCAAAAATAGCAATGACTCAGGTgggatgctttctttttctctcacgcAGGAGAGATGAGGCAATCATTCTGGAGGTGGGAGCCTCCTTTTCTCAGCACTATCTTAGGCTATGACTGCCATCTTTGAGGTTACTTCATGGTCCGCAGTGGCTGCTGGGATTCCGGCCATCATGTCTGCCTTTcaggaggaagcaggaaggaggtAGCAGAAAAGGACAAAAGACTTTCTTCTGGCTGTCTGTCCCCTGAGACTGGGTCTTTCAATTTTGCATCTTTAAATTTTGCACGTACTTTAGCTTGCTTGGTTCATCCTTGCTTCAGTCCCATTGAAAACAGCTGCCCCTTGAGCCTGCAATCCTTGAATATCTTTGGTTCTTCATAGTATTTTGTGGGCAGCAACAGGGTCCCCAACATTTTGCCTCCAGTGGATATTTCATTCCAGGCGACCCACAGGCCAGTAACTGAAATCAGCTGGTTTATACACTGCCAGCCGTCTATCCCTGTGTGCCAGTGGAATTTTGAGAAACGGTGTTACTGCTTTACGACATATACGTATGAGGGTACAGATCTACAtcgatgcatatatatatatatatatatatatatatacacgcacacatatgTATAAAGTATAGAGCTCGGTTAATCTTTATATTACGTGTATACAACAAATGCCGACCCCTCAGATCTGGATTCTAACACCTCCCTCGGCCCCAGAAGACGCCCTCATGCCTCTTTCCAATTAGTaccacacccccgcccccataaCCACCGTTCTGACTCTCATCAACACAGACTAGTCTttcctgttcttgaacttcacataaatggaatcacgcCGTGTGTACCCTTCAGCGTTGGCCTTCTTGGAGTCAATATTTTGTCTGCAGGTTTCCGCAGAAAGACAGAGTCCCATTATAGGAATTTGCCCCAGTTTTCCAACCTGTTCTACAGCTCCTGGGTATCAGGGCTGTTTCCAGcgttttggtattttaaaagaaatatttacttattttgaaagagagaggaggggggcaaagagagacagagagagggagagagaatcccaagcaggctccgggctgtcagtgtggaacccaacatggggcttgatcccatgaaccgtgagatcatgacctgagcagagatcaagagtcggatgcttaacggactgagccacccaggcgcctctgctgTTTTGAAAAAAGCCTCCATGAACATTCTTGCGTGTGTCCTTTGGAGGACACGTGGGCTCGATGTCCCGGGGGTGCACCTGGGAGTGCAGTTGATGGGGCGTGCGTTTCGCTTTAGTGGACGCTGTGCAGCCCTTTTCCTCAGTGACCGTGCCggtgtcccccctgcccccgcgtGAGAGCTCAGCTGCCCCGCGTCGTCCCCAGCACCACTCACTGTCAGCCTTATCTGCAGTCatgctgggcgggggggggggggggggccggggggggggggggggtccagtgGGAGTTTCTCTGCTTTCAGCCCACCGTTCTCCAAGGACCGCTCGCCTGAAATCCACTTCCAGCACCAGTGTCTACACCAGCCGCTGCTCTCGTTTGCAAACAACAGAACCAAGTCTGGCGACTCTAAGCGGAAGAGGGTTTAAGGAAGGAATCGGGAAGCTCGCGGACCGGAGGGAAAGGCTGGAGAACCAGGCTTGGGAGCTGGGCAGCAATTAGGGAAGTTAGTGTTTCAGGGAACTTGCCCACTAACAAACCGCTCCCAAACTCAGCCTCTTACTACCGCCATTCCTGCGCGCATGGCCCTAGGGGGCGTAATTTGGGCTGGATTCTCGGGAATGGCTGGTCTTTGCTCCCGCGGGGTTGGCTGGGCTCCTCGGGTCCCGGCCTCACCTGGGTGGGACAGCTGGGAGCGTGGGGCTCGTCTGTCCATCTGGTCCTGGTGGATGCCAACGCCGCCTTGGTCACCCGGTGGCAGAGTTCCCCGATGCGAGGCCGCCGTAGATCCAAGGGTGCGGGGAAAACAGCATCTACCTCCTGCCGGGAGGAGCTGCCATTTGAAGTTCACAGCCAGCAAGCTGAGGACGGCTGGGCCCAGGTAGCGAGGCTGGAATTTAGAAACCGCCGACGCCCCGCCGGGGACACACTCTCTGCCTCATGGGCCCCTGGGGTTCCGGATGCCGCCGCTCCTCTTCTGTCCCCTCAGCAAGCTTTCTGAACCACCCCTGCCTCACTCAGCCACCTGCTGCAGACCCGAGGTCCCGAGAGGCCACCCGAGAGCAGACCTGGCCTTTCCAGCCTGCACCGTGGCAGGTGTCCCGAACGCAGGAAGGAGCTTCAGAGGCCCTGAGAGATCGGGGACACGTTACGGCCCTGGAGAGGGGAACGTTCCTGGCTGTCTACCGAGTCTCTAtgtcccccccaccgccccaactCCGGGCCCTCTCCCAAGGACCCAGCTGTTCCTTCTgggactgcccctcccccaccaggtaGCAGCAGTGGGCGATCCCAGGGAGGGGCCCACAGGACCCCCACCCGTCTGTGCAGCTTCTGGTTTGGGGTGCAGTTCGTTGACGGGGAGGAGCAAGTGACCCCTGTTCGAGCttctgttgggggaggggagtcgCGGGCGACCCTTTGACCCTGAGAACGCTTgtggaccccccaccccccccccgcccgatgAAAGGTTTCTATTGTCTGCTTTTTCcatttcgtttttattttttaatgaggaaatagGTCGCAAGGAAAGGTTTTCCAAAGCCGTCCCCTTGCTGCTCAGGCCCTCACACCTCAAGCTCTGGCCACAGCCTGGCGCAGACGCGCTCACGACGCCCCAAAATGTCACAACCCACGGTGGGTTCCTTGCGCCGCCGCCCCCCCTGCCCTGCGTGGCCCCAGGCGAAGGTGGCGGGCCCGGGGCCTCCGTGAGGGCTAGACAGAAAAGGTTTGATGTGGCAGCAGCTGATCCCTCCGAAAGAATGTCGCTGGGGGGCTGCCAGAGCCCAGCGCCAAGCATGTGGTCGTTGCAAAACGGCCGGGAAAGAACACAGAGCCCTGCTCC is drawn from Panthera uncia isolate 11264 chromosome E1, Puncia_PCG_1.0, whole genome shotgun sequence and contains these coding sequences:
- the LOC125926293 gene encoding LOW QUALITY PROTEIN: galectin-3-binding protein-like (The sequence of the model RefSeq protein was modified relative to this genomic sequence to represent the inferred CDS: inserted 1 base in 1 codon) — translated: MPVQPSNHLEWNESMHSLRISVGGLPVLASMTKVADPRFRPRWKVILPSFVGAAVLWLLYSHRPPPGRPPIPNAHNWRLGQAPADRYNDTYPLSAPQRTPGGTRYRIAVIADLDTESRAQEENTWFSYLKKGHLTLSDSGDKVAVEWDKGHEVLESHLAEKGRGMELSELIVFNGRLYSVDDRTGVIYQIDGTKAVPWVILSDGDGTVGKGFKAEWLAVKDEHLYVGGLGKEWTTSTGEVVNENPEWVKVVGCRGSVDHENWVSSYNALRAAAGIQPPGRGPPRRAMAFPRLLWMWLLVAGTQGVKDGDVRLADGDMRLADGDSANEGRVEIFYRGQWGTVCDNLWDLTDASVVCRALGFENATKALGRAAFGPGVGPIMLDEVECTGTESSLAECKSLGWLRSXQDAGVICINETRGAHTLDLSDELPAALEWIFDSQRGCDLSIRVRVKDDEEEGLDVCGHRLILSTNPEAEALWKEPGPTVTMEVDAECLPVVRDFIRYFYSRRLGVSLTSVKCFHKLASTYGAWRLQSFCASLFAILLPEDASFQTPLDLYAYALATQNPVLEELCVRFLAWNFEALTQAEAWPSIPTALLRVLLSRSDLAVCSELALLMAVDAWSWEKQPSHGEVEGLLDEIWFPMMLPKTLFELQFNLSLYRGHEALFQKKTLQALEFHTVPFRLLAQYRGLNLSDDAYQPRLYTSPTWSANISGDSQASSNYLDAPNRSFQTPQHPSFLFQNQLVSWLLLYLPTVQSCWDYRFSCTEDEVPLLGLSKSTDSDPTIGYQSQALMLCEGRFVADVTDFLGQKAPIPDALGTNSSRSASLFPCPEGSFTSFQAVIRPFYLTNSSDAN